From a single Planctellipticum variicoloris genomic region:
- a CDS encoding helix-turn-helix domain-containing protein: MEPAKTTDCAQLEQLADSDNPTTALRAKIVLLSQKGFATAEIASTLGVSRKTVWRWRTRFDRGGMEEVTRIPRRSGRKPTIRRSVESKIIETTLHEPPTHGRRWTTRLLAQTLGVSRAMVHRVWREAGITPPEAESGPRERRVDPTVNGAPVSGLAVCGAH, from the coding sequence ATGGAACCTGCGAAGACGACTGATTGTGCGCAGCTCGAACAATTGGCCGACTCCGACAATCCGACGACAGCCCTGAGGGCAAAAATCGTTCTGCTCTCGCAAAAGGGTTTTGCCACGGCAGAAATTGCGTCGACGTTGGGAGTCTCTCGAAAAACGGTCTGGCGCTGGCGAACCCGCTTTGACCGGGGGGGCATGGAAGAAGTGACCCGAATTCCGCGACGCAGCGGTCGCAAGCCGACCATCCGCCGCAGCGTCGAGTCGAAAATCATCGAGACGACGCTTCACGAGCCACCCACGCACGGCCGCCGCTGGACGACGCGGCTCCTCGCGCAGACGCTCGGGGTCTCCCGCGCCATGGTTCACCGCGTGTGGCGCGAAGCTGGCATCACGCCCCCCGAAGCCGAATCCGGGCCGCGGGAACGCCGCGTCGACCCGACCGTCAATGGCGCCCCCGTCAGCGGCCTCGCGGTGTGCGGCGCCCATTGA
- a CDS encoding DNA-3-methyladenine glycosylase family protein yields MRIPNEKITAAREHFLASDPAMHGLMLRVGPCTLKLHRDRFDLLVRSIISQQISTKAARSIRLKLLADLQVQQLDPQVLIRASDAALRGAGLSGQKVAYIRDLADHVLSGRLPLNRLGRYSDAEAIDRLTEVHGIGKWTAQMFLIFALGRLDVFPEADLGLRSAMRELYELAETPGLKESRELAAHWSPYATLGTWYAWRLSDLKNDPGQAATVYPV; encoded by the coding sequence ATGAGAATTCCGAATGAGAAAATCACCGCCGCCCGGGAGCACTTTCTGGCGTCCGACCCGGCGATGCACGGTCTGATGCTCCGGGTGGGACCCTGCACGCTCAAACTGCATCGCGACCGATTTGATCTGCTGGTTCGCAGCATTATCTCGCAGCAGATTTCGACGAAAGCCGCCCGGTCGATCCGGCTGAAGCTGCTGGCGGATCTGCAGGTGCAGCAACTCGATCCGCAGGTACTGATCCGGGCCTCCGATGCGGCGCTGCGCGGCGCCGGGCTTTCCGGGCAGAAAGTGGCCTACATTCGCGACCTGGCGGATCATGTGTTATCGGGTCGGTTGCCGCTGAATCGGCTCGGGCGTTATTCCGACGCGGAGGCGATCGACCGCCTGACGGAAGTGCACGGGATCGGCAAGTGGACCGCCCAGATGTTCCTGATCTTTGCGCTTGGGCGGCTGGACGTCTTTCCGGAAGCGGATCTGGGGTTGCGGTCGGCGATGCGCGAGCTCTACGAGTTGGCGGAGACTCCCGGCTTGAAGGAGAGCCGGGAGCTCGCCGCCCACTGGTCGCCTTATGCGACGCTGGGGACCTGGTATGCCTGGCGGCTTTCCGATCTGAAGAATGATCCCGGCCAAGCCGCTACGGTTTATCCCGTTTGA
- the cphA gene encoding cyanophycin synthetase: MEILRVLTLRGPNIWSRQPALEVWVDLGPLKDTSSEQIAGFNDRLMAWLPTMIEHRCSIGERGGFFQRLRRGTYLAHILEHVTLELQTLAGTPVGFGRARETQVEGVYKVAIRFQEESLARACLETARRLCLAAVYDLPFNIAEELKPLRELADKVCLGPSTQAIVEAARAREIPVRRLNAGSLVQLGHGVNQRRIWTAETDRTSAIAESIAQDKDLTKVMLRSAGIPVPEGRQVDSPEDAWAAAEEIEGPVVVKPLDANHGRGVFMNLTGRDQVTSAYHEALKEGSGVLVEQFAPGAEHRLLVIGGKLVAAARGDAAVVIGDGQQTIAELIESQINSDPRRGDDEMCPLNPVLLDLMTLTELDRQDMRPESVPRRGARVLVRRNDNLSHDVTDDVHPSVAEHAVLAAHVVGLDIAGLDVVATNISQPLEEQGGVVVEVNAGPGLLMHLRPSEGKPRPVGEAIVATMFPEGETGRIPIACVTGTNGKTTVSRLLTGILKLAGRTVGLACSDGISVDGRIIETGDCAGPRSARNILLNPLVDAAVLEAGRGGILREGLGFDKCDVAVVTNIGGGDHLGAYDIHTAEDMFKVKRTPVDVVRPTGAAVLNAADPVVAEMESLCAGGVIFFAMDPEQPVLARHRSAGRKAVALLDGVVTFFDGPDRRPLVAVAELPCTHGGRAEFQVENVLAAAAAAWGLGIDLEFIRAGLRAFSGNLMDDPARFNVLEVAGKTLVVTDLRNASALQALIATLNRFPNARRSIVYSVEEDRRDADIETQGQLLGAAFDRVYLCEFERGSLRRAGEVIELLRQGIGPEPRAERIEELLEWNAAVDVAWNSLERGELLVVQSSSISQTVRKIRLLAGMERLVPDAATVGGANGTTIAFSAN, encoded by the coding sequence ATGGAAATTCTTCGCGTCCTCACCCTCCGCGGCCCGAATATCTGGTCCCGCCAGCCGGCCTTGGAAGTCTGGGTCGATCTCGGCCCGCTGAAGGACACCTCGTCGGAACAGATCGCCGGATTCAACGACCGGCTCATGGCCTGGCTCCCGACAATGATCGAACATCGCTGCAGCATCGGCGAACGGGGTGGATTCTTTCAGCGACTGCGCCGGGGAACCTACCTTGCCCATATCCTGGAGCACGTCACGCTGGAGCTGCAGACGCTGGCCGGCACGCCAGTCGGCTTCGGCCGAGCCCGCGAGACGCAAGTCGAAGGCGTCTACAAGGTTGCGATCCGATTCCAGGAAGAGTCCCTGGCGCGAGCCTGCCTGGAGACCGCCCGTCGACTCTGCCTGGCCGCAGTCTACGACCTCCCGTTCAACATTGCCGAAGAACTGAAGCCCCTGCGGGAGCTCGCCGACAAGGTCTGCCTCGGTCCGAGCACCCAGGCCATTGTCGAAGCGGCTCGGGCGCGCGAAATTCCGGTCCGCCGCCTCAACGCCGGCAGCCTCGTGCAGCTCGGCCACGGCGTCAACCAGCGCAGAATCTGGACGGCCGAAACGGACCGGACCAGCGCGATCGCCGAATCGATCGCCCAGGACAAGGACTTGACCAAGGTCATGCTCCGTTCCGCGGGCATTCCGGTCCCCGAAGGCCGGCAGGTCGACAGTCCGGAAGACGCCTGGGCCGCCGCCGAGGAAATCGAAGGACCGGTCGTCGTCAAACCGCTCGACGCCAATCACGGCCGCGGCGTCTTCATGAATCTGACCGGCCGGGACCAGGTCACCAGCGCCTACCACGAGGCCCTGAAAGAAGGTTCCGGCGTGCTGGTGGAGCAGTTTGCCCCCGGCGCTGAGCACCGCCTGCTGGTCATCGGCGGCAAGCTCGTTGCGGCGGCGCGCGGCGACGCCGCCGTCGTGATCGGCGACGGCCAGCAGACCATCGCCGAACTGATCGAATCGCAGATCAATTCCGATCCGCGCCGCGGCGATGACGAAATGTGCCCCCTGAACCCGGTGCTGCTGGACCTCATGACGCTGACGGAGCTGGACCGCCAGGACATGCGTCCGGAGAGCGTTCCGCGACGCGGAGCGCGAGTTCTGGTCCGGCGGAACGACAACCTCTCCCACGACGTCACCGACGACGTCCACCCCTCCGTCGCCGAACACGCGGTCCTCGCCGCGCACGTCGTCGGGCTCGACATCGCCGGGCTCGATGTCGTCGCCACCAATATCTCCCAGCCCCTCGAAGAACAGGGGGGCGTTGTCGTCGAAGTCAACGCCGGCCCCGGCCTGCTCATGCACCTCCGCCCCAGCGAAGGCAAGCCCCGGCCGGTCGGCGAAGCCATCGTCGCCACCATGTTCCCCGAAGGAGAAACCGGACGCATCCCCATTGCCTGCGTCACCGGAACCAACGGCAAGACCACAGTCTCCCGCCTGCTGACCGGCATTTTGAAGCTGGCGGGGCGAACGGTGGGGCTGGCCTGCAGCGACGGCATCTCCGTCGACGGCCGCATCATCGAAACCGGGGACTGCGCCGGTCCGCGCAGCGCCCGCAACATCCTCCTCAACCCCCTGGTCGACGCCGCCGTGCTGGAGGCGGGGCGGGGCGGGATTTTGCGGGAGGGGCTTGGCTTCGACAAATGCGACGTCGCCGTCGTCACCAACATCGGCGGCGGCGACCATCTCGGCGCGTACGACATCCACACCGCCGAAGACATGTTCAAAGTCAAACGGACGCCGGTCGATGTCGTTCGACCGACGGGGGCGGCGGTTCTGAACGCCGCCGATCCGGTCGTGGCGGAAATGGAATCGCTGTGCGCCGGCGGCGTGATTTTCTTCGCGATGGATCCGGAACAGCCCGTTCTGGCCCGGCACCGGTCCGCCGGTCGCAAGGCTGTCGCGCTGCTGGATGGCGTGGTGACATTTTTCGACGGACCGGATCGACGGCCGCTGGTCGCCGTGGCCGAACTTCCGTGTACGCATGGCGGTCGGGCAGAATTCCAGGTCGAGAATGTCCTGGCGGCAGCCGCCGCCGCGTGGGGGCTGGGAATCGATCTGGAGTTCATCCGGGCCGGCCTGCGGGCGTTCAGCGGAAATCTGATGGACGATCCCGCCCGTTTCAATGTTCTGGAAGTGGCGGGGAAGACGCTGGTGGTCACGGACCTCCGGAACGCGTCGGCGCTGCAGGCGCTGATCGCCACGCTGAACCGATTTCCCAATGCCCGGCGGAGCATTGTCTACTCGGTTGAAGAGGATCGGCGGGACGCCGATATCGAAACGCAGGGTCAGTTGCTGGGAGCGGCATTCGACCGCGTGTATCTGTGCGAGTTTGAGCGGGGGAGTCTGAGGCGGGCTGGAGAAGTGATCGAACTGCTTCGACAGGGTATCGGGCCGGAACCGCGGGCCGAACGTATCGAAGAACTCCTGGAGTGGAATGCTGCAGTGGACGTGGCGTGGAACAGTCTGGAACGGGGAGAGCTGCTCGTCGTGCAGTCCTCCAGCATTTCGCAGACGGTGCGCAAGATCCGGTTGCTGGCGGGGATGGAACGATTGGTTCCCGATGCGGCGACCGTGGGCGGAGCCAACGGCACGACGATTGCGTTCAGTGCGAACTGA
- the cphA gene encoding cyanophycin synthetase: MELKTTRTLRGPNIWTRATVLEVVVDFRAEGDFSTTQWKTLRDRLRRLFPAVLRTAQTHEHEAIRTSPASTGLALADLLASAALALQNAAGSLVEFARVSEMQEHGVCKLAVQYREEPVGRMALQTALQLLAAAVEGREFDVEGPVYELRSLDQNIRLGPSTGSIVRAAQARGIPARRLNERSLVQLGQGCQQHRILAAETDRTSAVAEAIVQDKELTKQLLRAIGVPVPAGRPVSDAEDAWQVAQEIGLPVVVKPKDGNQGRGVAVNLTTREQVQRAYAAAREEEDEVLVEKFAAGADYRVLIIDGKLVAAARREPPQVMGDGRRTIAELVAETNLDPRRGEDHATPLSKIPLDEIADAVLASQGLSVSAVPAAGQVVLLRRNANLSTGGSAADATDLVHPEVAARCVEAARMVGLDIAGIDVVASDISRPLEDQGGMIIEINAAPGLRMHLEPSSGKGRPVGEAIVDSMFAPDSNGRIPVVAVTGVNGKTTTTRLVAHILRTFGKRVGMTCTDGVYLNDRRIDTGDCSGPKSARTVLANPAVEAAVLETARGGVLREGLGFDQCDVAVVTNIGEGDHLGLNGIDTLEQLARVKRVIVESVAPHGCAVLNAEDPLTAAMAAYCPGQVVLFARKADHPALLAHRERGGKVVFVQQNAIFAAEGRWEAKIVALQSVSLTFGGLIGFQVENTLAATAAAWNLGIPIEVIRLGLESFINNAQRVPARFNCVQFRGTTIIIDYGHNSSALLALLDAFQFLPHERRLIVYTAAGDRRDEDIIRQAELIAQGFDELVLYEDQCTRGRADGEVIRLMREGLQKGTRLRHVDETRGEMIAIEIVLRKMQPGDLVLIQADQVEEAIRFVERHLASLPEELVREPRPQTVTSR, from the coding sequence ATGGAATTGAAGACGACGCGTACGCTGCGCGGTCCAAACATCTGGACGCGGGCGACCGTCCTGGAAGTCGTCGTAGACTTCCGCGCTGAAGGCGACTTTTCGACAACTCAATGGAAGACACTGCGGGACCGACTGCGGCGGCTGTTCCCGGCGGTGCTGCGCACGGCGCAGACTCACGAGCACGAGGCGATTCGGACGTCTCCCGCGTCGACAGGGCTCGCACTGGCCGACCTGCTGGCCTCGGCAGCGCTCGCGTTGCAAAATGCGGCAGGGTCCCTGGTCGAATTTGCAAGAGTCTCCGAAATGCAGGAGCACGGGGTCTGCAAACTTGCGGTGCAGTATCGGGAAGAGCCTGTCGGACGGATGGCGCTGCAGACCGCTTTGCAGTTGCTTGCTGCGGCCGTTGAGGGCCGCGAGTTCGACGTCGAAGGCCCGGTCTATGAACTGCGCTCGCTCGACCAGAACATCCGGCTCGGACCGAGCACCGGCTCGATTGTCCGGGCCGCGCAGGCCCGGGGCATTCCGGCTCGGCGGCTGAACGAGCGGAGCCTCGTCCAGCTCGGACAGGGCTGCCAGCAGCATCGCATTCTGGCCGCCGAAACTGATCGGACCAGCGCCGTCGCTGAAGCGATCGTGCAGGATAAGGAGTTGACGAAACAGTTGCTCCGGGCCATCGGCGTTCCCGTTCCTGCCGGCCGTCCCGTGTCGGATGCCGAGGACGCCTGGCAGGTTGCCCAGGAAATCGGCCTGCCGGTCGTGGTCAAGCCGAAAGATGGCAATCAGGGGCGCGGCGTCGCCGTGAACCTGACGACCCGCGAGCAGGTGCAGCGCGCTTACGCCGCCGCCCGCGAGGAAGAGGACGAAGTTCTGGTGGAGAAGTTCGCCGCCGGAGCCGACTACCGCGTGCTCATCATCGACGGCAAGCTGGTCGCCGCCGCCCGCCGCGAACCGCCGCAGGTGATGGGTGACGGACGTCGGACGATCGCCGAGCTGGTCGCGGAAACGAACCTCGATCCCCGCCGGGGGGAGGATCACGCGACTCCGCTGAGCAAGATTCCGCTGGACGAGATTGCCGACGCGGTGCTGGCCAGCCAGGGGCTGTCGGTTTCGGCGGTTCCGGCCGCCGGCCAGGTTGTTCTGCTGCGTCGCAACGCCAACCTCAGCACCGGCGGGAGCGCCGCGGACGCCACCGATCTCGTCCACCCGGAAGTTGCCGCGCGGTGCGTTGAAGCGGCGCGGATGGTTGGGCTCGACATCGCCGGCATTGACGTTGTCGCTTCGGACATCAGCCGCCCGCTGGAGGACCAGGGGGGGATGATTATCGAGATCAACGCCGCTCCCGGACTGCGGATGCATCTGGAACCATCGTCCGGCAAGGGACGTCCGGTCGGCGAAGCGATCGTGGATTCGATGTTCGCACCCGATTCGAACGGACGGATTCCGGTCGTCGCCGTGACGGGCGTCAACGGAAAGACGACCACGACCCGCCTGGTCGCCCACATCCTGCGGACGTTCGGCAAGCGGGTCGGCATGACGTGCACCGACGGCGTTTACTTGAACGATCGCCGAATCGACACCGGCGACTGCAGCGGCCCGAAGAGCGCCCGCACCGTCCTCGCCAATCCGGCGGTCGAAGCGGCCGTGCTGGAAACCGCCCGCGGCGGCGTCCTGCGGGAAGGGCTCGGCTTCGATCAGTGCGACGTCGCGGTCGTCACCAACATCGGCGAAGGCGATCACCTGGGGCTGAACGGGATCGACACTCTTGAACAACTTGCCCGCGTCAAACGGGTGATTGTCGAAAGCGTCGCCCCGCACGGCTGCGCCGTGCTGAATGCCGAGGACCCGCTGACGGCCGCGATGGCCGCGTATTGTCCGGGTCAGGTGGTGCTGTTTGCCCGCAAGGCCGACCACCCCGCCCTGCTGGCCCATCGCGAGCGCGGCGGCAAAGTGGTCTTCGTGCAACAGAACGCCATCTTCGCGGCGGAAGGTCGCTGGGAAGCGAAGATCGTCGCGCTGCAGTCGGTTTCGCTCACGTTCGGCGGACTGATCGGTTTTCAGGTCGAGAACACGCTGGCGGCAACTGCGGCCGCGTGGAATCTGGGCATTCCGATCGAAGTCATCCGGCTGGGACTGGAATCGTTCATCAACAACGCCCAGCGCGTCCCGGCCCGTTTTAACTGCGTGCAGTTCCGTGGCACGACGATCATCATCGACTACGGCCACAACTCATCGGCCCTGCTGGCGCTGCTCGATGCCTTTCAGTTTCTGCCGCACGAACGCCGGCTGATCGTTTACACCGCGGCGGGCGACCGCCGGGATGAAGACATCATCCGCCAGGCGGAGCTGATCGCCCAGGGCTTCGACGAGCTGGTTCTTTACGAAGATCAGTGCACGCGGGGCCGGGCGGACGGCGAGGTCATTCGTCTGATGCGGGAAGGTCTGCAGAAGGGGACGCGTCTGCGGCACGTCGACGAAACTCGCGGCGAGATGATCGCCATCGAAATCGTGTTGCGCAAGATGCAGCCGGGCGATCTCGTGCTGATTCAGGCCGATCAGGTCGAGGAAGCGATCCGCTTCGTCGAACGCCATCTGGCGTCGCTCCCGGAAGAATTGGTGCGCGAACCCCGCCCGCAGACCGTTACTTCCCGGTGA